caacttatttgtggtactgccgtttaggtcatattggtgtaaagcacatgaagaaactccatactgatgggattttggaatcacttgattatgaatcacttgatgcttgcgaaccatgcctcatgggcaagatgactaaaacgccgttctccggaactatggagagagcaacagatttgttggaaatcatacatacagatgtatgtggtccgatgaatattgaggctcgtagcaggtatcattattttctgaccttcacagataatttgagcagatatgggtatatctacttgatgaaacacaaagtctgaaacatttgaaaagttcaaagaatttcagagtgaagtggagaatcatcgtaacaagaaaataaaagtttctacgatatgatcgcagaggtaaaatatttgagttacgagtttggccttcggttaaaacaatgtgaaatagtttcactactcacgccacgtggaacaccacagtgtaatggtgtgtccgaacgtcataaccgtactttattggatatagtgcaatctatgatgtctcttaccaatttaccactatcgatttgggttatgcattagagacagctacattcacgttaaatagggcaccatcaaaatccattgagacgacgccttatgaactgtggtttggcaagaaaccaaagttgtcgtttcttaaaattttggggttgcgatgcttaagtgaaaaaatttcatcctgataagctcaaacccaaatcggagaaatgtgtcttcataggatacccaaaggagacagttgggtacaccttctatcacagatccgaaggcaagatattcgttgctaagtatggatcctttctagagaaggagtttctctcggaagatgtgagtgggaggaaagtagaacttgatgaggtaaatgtacctgctcccttactggatcacagaaatctgttcctgtgacttctacaccaattagtgaggaagttaatgatgatgatcatgtaacttcagatcaaattactaccaaacctcgtaggtaaaccagagtaagatccgcaccagagtggtacggtaatcctgttctggaggttatgttactagaccatgacgaacctacgaactatgaagaagcgatggtgagcccagattccgcaaaatggcttgaggccatgaaatctgagatgagatccatgtatgagaacaaagtgtggactttggttgacttgcccgatgatcggcaagcaattgagaataaatggattgtcaagaggaagacggacgctgatagtagtatcactatctacaaagctagaattgtcgcaaaaaggttttcgacaagttcaagatgttgactacgatgagagtttctcactcgtatctatgcttaagtctgtccgaatcatgttagcaattgccgtattttatgaaatctggcatagggataaataaaactgcattccttgatggatttattaaagaagagttgtatatgatacaaccagaaggttttgtcaatcctaaaggtgctaacaaaatatgcaagctccagcgatccatctatgtactggtgcaagcatctcggagtaggaatatacgctttgataagttgatcaaaggatatagttttatacagacttgcggtgaagcctgtatttacaagaaagtgagtgggagcactacaacatttctgataagtatatgtaagtgacatattgttgatcggaaataatgtagaattattctgcaaagcataaaggagttttttaaagaaagaccttggtgaagctgcttacatattgagcatcaagatctatagagatagatcaagacgcttgataagttttttcaatgagtacataccttaacaagattttgaagtggttcaaaatggaacagtcaaagaaagagtttcttgcctgtattacaaggtgtgaaattgagtaagactcaaaacccgaccacggcagaagatagaaaaagaatgaaagtcattccctatgcctcggccataggttctataaagtatgccatgctgtgtaccagatctattgtataccctatactctagtgcaagtgggagactgaaggaaatatgccctagaggcaataataaagttattatttatttccttatatcatgataaatgtttattattcatgctataattgtattaaccggaaacataatacatgtgtgaatacatagacaaacagagtgtcactagtatgcctctacttgactagctcgttaatcaaagatggttatgtttcctagccatagacataagttgtcatttgattaacaagatcacctcattaggagaatgacgtgattgacttgacccattccgttagcttagcactcgatcgtttagtatgttgctattgctttcttcatgacttatacatgttcctctgactatgagattatgcaactcccgtttaccggaggaacactttgtgtgctaccaaacgtcacaacgtaaatgggtgattataaaggtgctctacgggtgtctccaaaggtacttgttgggttggcgtatttcgagattaggatttgtcactccgattgtcggagaggtatctctgggcccactcggtaatgcacatcactataagccttgcaagcattgtgactaatgagttagttgcgggatgatgtgttacggaacgagtaaagagacttgccggtaacgagattgaactaggtatcgagataccgacgatgaaatctcgggcaagtaacataccgatgacaaagggaacaacgtatgttgttatgcggtctgaccgataaagatcttcgtagaatatgtgggagccaatatgggcatccaggtcccgctattggttattgaccggagacgtgtctcggtcatgtctacatagttctcgaacccgtagggtccgcacgcttaaagttacgatgacagttttattatgagtttatgtatgttgatgtaccgaaggagttcggagtcccgatgagatcggggacatgatgaggagtctcgaaatggtcgagacgtaaagatcgatatattggacgactatattcggacttcggaaaggttccgagtgattcgggtatttttcggagtaccggagagttacgggaatacgtattgggccttattgggccatacgggaaagaaggaaaggggcctcaagggtggccgcacaccttcccttggtctggtccgaattggactagggaaggggggcgcccccttccttccttctctttttcccttcctcttttcctattccatatgggaggtggaatcctactaggactccacacttggtgcgcccccttctaaggccggcctcctcctcccttgctcctttatatacgggggcagggggcaccccagagacacaacaattgatccttgagatctcttagccgtgtgcggtgcccccctccatcatattacacctcgataataccgttgcggagcttaggcgaagcgctgcatcggtggaacatcatcatcgtcaccacgccgtcgtgctgacgaaactctccctcaacactcggctggatcggagttcgagggacgtcatcgagctgaacgtgtgtagaactcggaggtgccgtacgttcggtacttgatcggtcggatcgtgaagacgtacgactacatcaaccgcgttgtgataacgcttccgctgtcggtctacgagggtacgtggacaacactctcccctctcgttgctatgcatcatcatgatcttgcgtgtgcgtaggaaattttttgaaattactacgttccccaacagtaggaaaattttgaattattactacgttccccaacagtgtcaaCCCAGCGATGACGTAACGTGCATTAATTCTAgtacaagaaaattcaaaaaactaTAACTTTCACACCGCGTGTCCGAATGATGATCCGTTTTCACCGCTGAATTCCTTGTGAtgagctcttcaaaactagatcccatatgaatatgttttgatgatttttttaaaaaagcaACTTTGATGATAGATGAGGCAAGTTTAGTGCTAAAGATGAGCAACTTCGATGCTAGAAGAATTGCACCATGTGTATAAGTGAATTCGTGTAGTAGCCTCCTACTTAGTTGTGTGCAATATGTAATAGGTAGTTACATAGTTCGTTGCCTACCACATTGTGAAAGTTGTTCACCATAAATTGGGAAGTTGTCTAACATGGTTTCTTAGTTGTCTGCCTCAGAAACCAAGTTGCCTAAATCGCTACGAAGCTTCCTACGGGTGATCCGCAATTGCCTAAAATACTATGGAAGTTGTCCATCAGGGGACCTAAGTTGCCAACACTACTGACCGCATGGTCGTTGGCTAGTCAGGTCCTGGTGTTAGATGAGAAGTTGCATAGGGGGTTATTAGAAGTTTCATAGCGGGGTGGATCAGATAATTGCCTGCAAACCTACGCAAATCCTTAATTTTTAGTTGAGTTGCCTACAAAAATCATTGAAATCTTCAGATCTAGTGATGGAAAACACACATGAGTTGGCTAGTTAGGTCGTGACGAGCTTTCCAAAACTAAACTCCACATGAATATGtttctttaatatttttaaaaGCAACTTTGATGATAGATGAGGAAAATTTAGTATTAAACAGAAGCAACTTCACTTCATTAAAAATAACTAATTAGCAACAATAAGAATCTAACTAATGATACAAAACAACTTCGAAACAGAGGTATATAACATCACAACTTTCCTTCTACcagaggcaactttagtgctaaaaGCAGGCAACTTCACTACATTCTGTGTCCTAGTTAATTTTGTCTAGTGTTCTCCTAACTTCCTCGCCAGTATCTCTAATTTGCCTATTGTTCACGCTAGTATGTCGTTGTTTCTAAATTGTCTATAATACTATGAAGTCATCTACCGGTGATGTTTTTGTGTCTACTATTGCTAGTTATGGTAGGCAATACGATGATGAATCTTGGCCACTTCAGAGTGTTTGTAAGCAACTTAGGAAACAATGATAAATAACTTCATAGTATTGTAGGCAACTATTTTGAAAAGTTAGGCAACTGTGCAATAATTGTAGGAAACTAATTACCAATAGCAGGCAACTATACATCAATTATAGGTAATTTATAGCATGTATAGGCAATTGAACATCAAGTGTAGGAACTGACCATCAACAATAGGCAATTGAGCAGTCATGATACGCAAATTGGGATAATGTTAGCAAAATTCATAGATACACGCAGTGCAGTGAATTTGCTTTGTATGTAGCACTAAAGTTGCCTTATGTTTTGtatgatttttttcattttttacgcAAACCAACCTAATAATCAGTCCTACTAGGCCAAAAAGAAAAGTTGCTTCCCTATAGCACTATAGTTGCCTCCATTGAACCCAAAGTTGCCCTTGAATTTTTTTTTGACGAAACCTACTCATATAGGATCTAGTTTTAAAGAACTCATCGTGAGAAACCTGGCGGTGAAAACGGAATTGAATTTCGATGCCAGAATCAAAAGTTATGGCTTTTACAACTTTTTGAACCCCAAAATAAATGCACGTGGGATAGGATATAGGCTGATTGCATCGATAGCCATGTGCGTACAGGGTGTGGCCGAACAATTTCCTTTTCTAGTGTTGACAGTTGGACATAAGGACATGTAATTACTATATACGGTTGTGCGCTCCAGACAACAAACGAGCACCGCGGTGCTCTCTAGCCACGTCCTTTCTTTTGGGCCCTCACATGCACCACCGCGCTTAAGTCTATCAAATCAGACTTTCTTCTACACGGCTACGGAAAATCTGTGTGGTGACCTCCTCCCGACccaccctctccctcccgcgacacGGCCTGGCATCGGACGGCGGCTGCTAAATTCGTCGCGCCGGCGTCGGCTCGTTTGTAGGCGCGTCTCTTTGGTTGGGATAGCAGcaggtctcgggtgaggtggtgtcaagatcttggatgtcggggcggcggccctggtggtggttgcgCGGTACTCTCGGGCGGAGgtcgtggcttggtgctgcccggtggccatggccatGTGGGCGGCAATGGACGCCGGGGTGTGGCGTTGAGttttggccggggtgaaaacctgttctatctacggacggaccggcggcggcgaagctcattcccttcttgaaggcgtcgtcgcggctctcattgcccgtcgtgcGGCTCCGGGGAAACGGTGGTGGCGCTCCGGTgttgtatccttcctgaaggcgccgccttgaagCCCACGGTTCATCATATGCGGCTTTATCTCTTCGCGGtggtagtgctaggggtggtgttgccgcgctcagcgcctatgtatcatgccttgggtgtgtgtgcgtgtgttgtggtggcgtgcgtttgtactGGGTTGCTGGGatcgtgctttatatataaagcggggcgaaagctcTTTTCAGCAAGTCTATCATCACAAGTTTTTCAATTAGTCCTCCATTCAAGTGCATTTACGTACATGTTGTTTGTTCGTTAATTCATCTGGTGTTGGAACGCAAGATTGATCCTCGGGATCGACCAGTAAACAGGAAAGACGGCTAGGAAATCAGTCCCGAAGGCACGCTCTAAAGGGCCACGAGCTCTACTCTTGCCCCGGGTCCCTAAAATCCCAGGACCGGCCCTGCCCGTAGACATCGGCGGTGTGCGGACGCACGCCACCCTCACTCGTCGCAGCCATTAATAGCAAATGTAGCACCTACAGCCACCGGTTGCAGCTCACAACTATGTTGGTTGTAGCTTGCCCATCTGTGGTTGCAGTTCGCCAGCCACCGGCCGTAGCATCGCCCCCTGTCGATTGCAGCTCGTCGGCCATCGATTGTAGTACCGCCTTGTGTCAGATTTAGCTCTCCGGTCAACAGTTGTAGCACCGTCCGGTGCCGGTAACACTACTaaaaaaacagctatagccaatatggacactaatggcgcactatgcatgtggtgcgccattactaaatagtaatggcgcaccatgtgttggtgcgccattagtgtgcaaatactaatgacgcatcacattcacggtgcgtcattagtaaaaaaaaatatttttatttttttaaaactactaatggcgcatcaggggatagtgtgccattactagttaaactaataatggcgcaccactcccacggtgcgtcattagtaaatatgtttcaaaaaaaattcaaatgtttttttattttattttttaaactactaaactagtaatggcgcaccactcccacggtgcgccattagtaattatgtttcaaaaaaattcaaatgttttttttattttattttttaaactactaatggcgcaccgtgggtgtggtgcgccattactagttggtgcgccattagtagtttggcccaaacattccccgAATGCACCCCCGACCGCCATTTCAGtttaataaaaataaaagaaaatgatagaaatgtcaaaaaaaatataaaagaaaataagattcccatgtgatatgtggtctagttgttagcaaaatttacaaacatgaattttcgacttttttgcaaaatctctcaaaatttgtaaaatgggcataacttttgcatacgaactcggatgaaaaagttttttatatgaaaaatcatctactcgaaaagttacatacgaatttaacagggggaacgttaaacatttttaaaatcctcaaaaacctaacagaaaaaaagatacgggcttttaagatctggagaggcaaaaaaatttaaacttactaatggcgcacctgcccatggtgcgccattactatcttcccgccttcaaaattcaaaataaaaaaaataaagttagtaatggcgcacctgcccacggtgcgccattactatgccgtatatatggctgggcgtggtcctctcctccttacctcttcattcttctcctccactccacctctcctccactccatctcctcctctcctccactccatctccccttctctcctccaccatactccgctcctcctctccggcgacctcctcctcctcctctccggcgacctcctcctccttctctccggcgacctcctcctccctcctctcctcccctcccctcacggtttctcgtCCCCTCCCCTCACNNNNNNNNNNNNNNNNNNNNNNNNNNNNNNNNNNNNNNNNNNNNNNNNNNNNNNNNNNNNNNNNNNNNNNNNNNNNNNNNNNNNNNNNNNNNNNNNNNNNNNNNNNNNNNNNNNNNNNNNtctcctcccctcccctcacggtttctcctccctcctctccgatctcctcctccctcctctccggtgagctcctcctccctcctctcctcccctcccctcacggtttctccttcctcctctctggtgctccggtgaactcctctccggcgacctcctcctcctctccggcaatgtaggcaagcgcctctccggtgacctcctcctcctctccggtgacctcggccctcctctccggcgaactcctctccggcaaaagaacacggcaaaaaaacgtacaagatccaaaaacgagaacaaaatttgaaaaaaattcgtgcaaaaaaaagcaaaaaaacgagcaaaaaatgggcaaacaaatcgcgatccagatccaaattcaaaattcaaaaatagcaatggcgcacggtaggggttagacggtgcgccactactattttcccgccttcaaaattcaaaaatactaatggcgcaccagtggcctatactaatggcgcaccgtggcctatactaatggcgcaccagtggtgcgccattagtatttaatactagtggcgtggtactagtggcgcaccagtagtgcgtcattagtaggcaaaactggtgcgccactagtaggccttttcctagtagtgtaacagCTTGCCGCTCCCACCACCACCCGGTTGTAGCACCTGCCTGTGTCGGTTGTAGCTTCGGTCTGCCTTGAGCCATGGCCGCGGCTTACAATCGAAGCCGCGCTCACCACCGGTTGCAACAAATTGCGTTGCCGGTACCAGCATTCGTCAACCGTTGGAGCTCCCTCCGCGGTTGTTGCTATAGCCGGTTGCAACAACAGTGGCTACTGGTTCCAGCAACTGGCCGTCGTGGTTGTAGTGTTCGCTGCCGTCGCCTAaaattttaaaaaagtgtttacgCTTTTAAATAATGCTCCGGCCTTTTTAAAAAGTACTCGGAGTCTGTTTGGTTCAGAGCCGAGAGCTGCCGTGCCAAATTATTGGCGTTGACCAAGTGCTTCAAGAAAGGCAACTCACAATATCATTTCGAAAACATACTAGTACAAACTACAAAGGGTGGTGGTGAACTTTGTGTTTATAATTTGCATTGCAAAGAAAGGATTACACAACTTTGTGTTTGAAATGGAAAGACTGACTCGAGCTGACAAATGAGTACTGAGATGAAAGTAGAACTCACGTCAAGTTGCGGCATTTCAACGCAAAGGACTTTGAAAAACACAAGCAAACCGATGGATTCTTTCCAAGGCCAGGGCAAACCTGAACCTCACCACACGGCTGACAGACTAACAACTACTAGATGAAACTGTTATCGAATAGTAGTTCAGAGATGAACTCTGCACCCCGTTCCAGCACGAACAGTATCCCAACAATTCAGCAAACTTTCAGGGACATTATAACTACACATAATCATTGTCAATCTTCCTGAGAGAAGATACGAATGTGCATATATTTCCAGTACGTACGTACAGCAGTAACTTGCAGCACCTACCAAGCTATAACAGAGCCCGCTCTCAGATCAAACAGCCACGCTACGTTAAAAAAATAATCTTCTGAATTTATTTTTTGGTCAATCCAACCGAAATGGCTGACACGGTGACATCGGCGCTAGAAAGAGCAGCATCTCGACGAAACGCTGGCGGGTTCTCCGCCGGACACCAGGATGGACTGCCCCTCCCCGACGGCGCCGGCGCCGGAATCATCCGTCGACGACAGCGCCTTCTTGCTGACGACCCGGTAGATCTCGGCGAGGACGGTCTGGAAGGCCCTGTCGACGTTGGTGGCGTCGAGCGCGGAGGTCTCGACGAAGGAGAGGCCTTCCCACTCGGCGAAGCCCGCGGCCTTGTCGGTGGCGACGGAGCGGAGGTGCCTGAGGTCGGTCTTGTTGCCGATGAGCATGATGACGATGTTGGAGTCGGCGTGGTCGCGCAGCTCCTTGAGCCACCGCTTGACGTTGTCGAAGGTGGCGGCCTTGGTGACGTCGTAGACCAGCAGCGCCCCGACGGCGCCCCGGTAGTAGGCACTGGTGATCGCCCGGTACCGCTCCTGCCCCGCCGTGTCCCATATCTGCGCCTTGATCGTCTTCCCTTCCACCTGAACAACACAAGTGTTGCAGCAATGTGCTTAATTTCAGATGTGTTGATCATTGAAGAATATTTTTGGGCAAGACGGATAATAATGTTGATGCTGGCTAACTGACATCGACATACAAATTTTAAGCAGGTGCAGCAATGGAATTAGAGATCTTTGGAGAATATTTCTGAGCAAACCGAACAATAATGTTGATGCTGGCTAACTGACATCAACAGACTAATTTTTAGAAGGAAGGTGCAACTGTCAACTGAATGGCAAGTCATTGATTGGGTGGTCAGGAATGTTGGACGTGCAATCACATTTCACATCATTGCCTAACTACCATCCGCCTGTCCTAATCTCAGGTTATGAATTTTGGTACCAATCAAATCTCTGTGATGATGCAATTGGTGACTTGAAACTGAAATGGCACTTTAAAACAGCCATCGCCCAGATTTAGTTACAGAATGTGTTGAAGGTGCGGATGGCATATGGAAGCAGCTAGCAGCGGGCAGCAAGATTGACGTGGTCATTGACAAAAAGAAACTGGCATTAATGATATACAGGGATAACATAGTCAACAACTTTGACAAACGAAACACTTGGTTATATTC
This window of the Triticum aestivum cultivar Chinese Spring chromosome 5D, IWGSC CS RefSeq v2.1, whole genome shotgun sequence genome carries:
- the LOC123123750 gene encoding ras-related protein RABA2a; this encodes MAARARRAAAWEQGGDEYDYLFKVVLIGDSGVGKSNLLSRFTKNTFSLDSKSTIGVEFATRTTQVEGKTIKAQIWDTAGQERYRAITSAYYRGAVGALLVYDVTKAATFDNVKRWLKELRDHADSNIVIMLIGNKTDLRHLRSVATDKAAGFAEWEGLSFVETSALDATNVDRAFQTVLAEIYRVVSKKALSSTDDSGAGAVGEGQSILVSGGEPASVSSRCCSF